In one window of Gudongella oleilytica DNA:
- the selA gene encoding L-seryl-tRNA(Sec) selenium transferase: METNLYTLIPKVDEILEYEIVKEYLNSSPRAVVLEAVREEADELREGIKNGENRSWIEEQLEKLESSISSRIEMKLHYSLRTVVNATGVVIHTNLGRSLIDRQIMEQVLRTAISYSNLEYDLDKGTRGSRYDHLEQIAAKIVGGEAALVVNNNAAAVMLVLSTMAKGKEVIVSRGELIEIGGAFRIPAVMEQSGAKLIEVGTTNKTHLWDYEAAITENTAAILKVHTSNYRIMGFTSSVDSEELLPLKEKYGIPVIEDLGSGVLVDLSKFGLSYEPTVSSCIRKGVDVVTFSGDKLLGGPQAGVIVGRKEYIDRMKKNPLTRALRVDKFTISALEATMRLYLDEETAIKRIPTLRMLTMSYAEISEKAQDLMDLLRSSISDLPVAISLEDDFSEVGGGSLPMERIPTKCVALEPLAGSAVILEKGLRGYEVPVISRISKEKVLLDPRTIQEDELDIINKALLFAASKLKECR; this comes from the coding sequence TTGGAAACCAATTTATATACATTGATTCCCAAGGTCGACGAGATACTTGAATATGAAATAGTTAAAGAGTACCTGAACTCTTCTCCGCGGGCTGTTGTTCTTGAAGCCGTCAGAGAGGAAGCTGATGAGCTGAGAGAAGGTATAAAAAATGGTGAAAACAGGTCCTGGATTGAGGAACAGCTTGAAAAACTTGAATCATCAATTTCCTCAAGAATTGAAATGAAACTGCACTACAGCTTAAGAACAGTTGTTAATGCCACAGGTGTGGTAATCCATACAAACCTTGGCAGATCACTTATCGATAGACAAATAATGGAGCAGGTTTTAAGGACAGCAATATCATATTCCAACCTGGAATATGACCTAGACAAAGGCACCAGAGGTTCAAGGTATGATCATCTTGAACAGATTGCCGCTAAAATCGTTGGTGGGGAAGCTGCCCTAGTCGTCAACAACAATGCGGCTGCAGTCATGCTTGTTCTCTCAACTATGGCAAAAGGAAAGGAAGTTATAGTTTCCCGTGGCGAGCTGATAGAGATTGGAGGAGCCTTCAGGATCCCTGCGGTAATGGAGCAAAGCGGGGCTAAGCTAATTGAGGTTGGAACAACCAATAAAACGCATTTATGGGACTACGAGGCTGCCATAACTGAAAACACGGCTGCTATTCTGAAAGTCCATACATCAAATTACAGAATAATGGGCTTTACCTCTTCAGTTGACAGCGAGGAGCTGCTGCCGTTAAAGGAGAAGTATGGAATTCCTGTGATCGAAGATTTGGGAAGCGGCGTGCTTGTAGATCTTTCAAAATTCGGACTTTCTTACGAGCCCACAGTATCATCCTGTATAAGAAAGGGAGTAGATGTAGTGACCTTTAGCGGAGACAAGCTATTGGGAGGTCCTCAGGCAGGAGTAATTGTCGGAAGGAAGGAGTACATCGATAGAATGAAAAAAAATCCCCTTACCCGCGCCCTAAGAGTGGACAAATTTACAATATCTGCACTCGAGGCTACAATGAGGCTTTATCTGGATGAGGAAACTGCAATTAAAAGGATACCGACACTTAGAATGCTTACAATGAGTTATGCTGAAATCTCTGAGAAAGCTCAAGACCTAATGGATTTACTCAGATCATCCATAAGTGATCTTCCAGTAGCCATAAGTTTGGAGGATGATTTTTCAGAGGTAGGTGGCGGTTCTCTACCAATGGAAAGGATACCAACAAAGTGCGTTGCTTTAGAACCCTTGGCAGGCAGTGCTGTAATTCTTGAGAAAGGCTTAAGAGGCTATGAAGTGCCTGTCATATCACGAATAAGCAAAGAAAAGGTTTTGCTGGACCCAAGGACAATTCAGGAGGATGAGCTTGATATTATCAATAAAGCCCTCCTGTTTGCAGCTAGTAAGCTTAAGGAGTGTAGGTAA